The Coturnix japonica isolate 7356 unplaced genomic scaffold, Coturnix japonica 2.1 chrUnrandom540, whole genome shotgun sequence genome window below encodes:
- the LOC107307310 gene encoding integrin alpha-L-like: MGLYGGTGAVYVCRVGKELGCIQRIEGRVLSMGLRHFGTALDGTHDLNGDGGPDVAVGAMGQALIFSSRPVVSVSAILSVPVRRLPHSWGRCGAGGVAVGLRLCFQTELSSNTYRGRLLVPIHFLFRVDSQRHWPRGQFTSGSTTWEDRMLLEGGERCVNNTVLLQPCPEDSLTPMRLAVNYSLDPEYPTDPTDDPIAVIDPITNSAWIEVPYEQRCGSAGLCDPM; encoded by the exons atggggctctatggggggacGGGAGCCGTGTATGTCTGTAGGGTCgggaaggagctgggctgtATACag CGCATCGAGGGCCGCGTGTTGTCTATGGGGCTGCGGCACTTTGGGACGGCGCTGGATGGGACCCACGACCTCAATGGGGACGGGGGGCCAGACGTGGCTGTGGGGGCCATGGGGCAGGCACTCATCTTCAG CTCCCGCCCGGTGGTGTCGGTGTCGGCCATCTTGTCGGTTCCGGTTCGTCGCCTCCCCCACTCGTGGGGTcgatgtggggcaggaggcGTCGCCGTGGGGCTGCGGCTCTGCTTCCAAACCGAGCTCAGCAGCAACACGTACCGAG gtCGCCTCCTCGTCCCCATCCATTTCCTCTTCCGGGTCGACTCTCAGCGCCATTGGCCACGTGGTCAATTCACTTCCGGGTCAACCACGTGGGAGGACCGGATGTTGTTGGAAGGGGGAGAGCGGTGCGTCAACAACACGGTCCTCCTGCAG CCGTGCCCCGAGGACTCGCTGACCCCAATGAGGCTGGCCGTCAATTACTCCCTGGACCCCGAataccccacagaccccacagacgACCCCATTGCCgtcatagaccccataaccaactCGGCCTGGATTGAG GTGCCGTACGAGCAGCGCTGCGGCTCGGCCGGGCTGTGTGACCCGATGTGA